From Halorientalis litorea:
AGACGTTGCGGGCGGACATCCCCGCTGTCGAGGAGACGGCCTATCTGAACACCGGCGCGAGCGGCCCGAGTCCGCGCCGCGTCGTCGACGCCGCGACCGAGTGTCTGGAACGCCACGAGTACGAGGCCCACGCAACCGGCGACCCCTACGACGTGGGATTCGGCGAACTAGCGCAGTCGCGCGAGCGAGTGGCCGAATTTCTCGGGGCCGACGAGACGGACATCGCACTCACGAACAGTACCGCCGACGGCATCTCGCGGGTGGCGGCCGCCGTCGACTGGGACGCCGACGACACCGTCGTCTACACCGACCTCGAACACCCGGCTGGCGTCCTGCCGTGGGAGCGCGCCGCCGACGTTCACGGCATCGACACGCGGGTGCTGGAGACGACGGCAGGGCGACTCGACTTCGACGCGCTGAAGAACGCCGTCGCCGACGCCCGCTTGCTCTGTCTCAGTTCGCTCTCGTGGAACTACGGGACGCGCCTGCGCGTCGCCGAGGCAGTCGATATCGCCCACGACGCGGGGACACGGGTCGTGGTCGACGCCGTCCAGTCGCCCGGCCAACACCCCATCGACGTGAC
This genomic window contains:
- a CDS encoding aminotransferase class V-fold PLP-dependent enzyme, whose protein sequence is MDPETLRADIPAVEETAYLNTGASGPSPRRVVDAATECLERHEYEAHATGDPYDVGFGELAQSRERVAEFLGADETDIALTNSTADGISRVAAAVDWDADDTVVYTDLEHPAGVLPWERAADVHGIDTRVLETTAGRLDFDALKNAVADARLLCLSSLSWNYGTRLRVAEAVDIAHDAGTRVVVDAVQSPGQHPIDVTEWGADAVAAAGHKWLLGLWGAGMLYVAPDFAETLEPRRASYRSVESMGGPDSSLRSGARQLEIGTTSPAPHAALRTAIDTIGAVGMDTVQDRVADLTDYLKDGLGDRLRSPHEYESGLVTFDADDPDAVVERAGEAGVVVRSIPDPEAARASVHVFNTRDDIDRLLAVLDG